The genomic segment AAATCATAATCCTATAAGTTATACTTGTATATATAACTTATAGGATTTTTTACATTTTATTAAGAAACCATTTTTCTACAGAATTCTGCACATTTAAAGCAAGATTCTGCGCATTGGAGACAATGTTCATGATGACTGTGCTTTTTACATTCTTCCCCACACTTTTCACAGATATCCGCACATAACAAACATATTTCCTTTACTAATGGGCTATTAGACTGCATTGCTTTTGCGGCTAAACTACAGATATCCGCACACTCTCGATCTAATCTAATACAACGAGCCATCATTTTAATATCTTCTTCATTTAAACAAGCATCAAAACAAGAATTACATGCTTTCATACATTCCAAACACGCTTTAATACATTCTTCGTAGTTCATATTCATTCTTTTCCCTCCTATTAATTTATACAAGAATATTATTCCCATGGATTTAATAAATAAACTGCATAAAAAGTGCAAACTTTTTATGCCTAATCTGCAAAATTTCTACATACTTCACTTATATAATCCTATTTAAAACCTAATTCAAGTTAGAATAGGAGAGTTTTAATGAATAACATTTTGTTAATTGGAGCAAGTATTGAAGAAAAGTGGAATACTCTATTAACAAGAAATGGATATAATTGTATCGGACCGATAAATATTGAAGAAATTCCAAATTACATTTATTCTCCATTAATTGATATTGTTTTAATATATGATGAACATTTATCCATAACAGTGGAATCAATTTGTATAAGTATTAATAAAATTTCTCCTGCTTTTATCATGGTAATAAGTAGCAATATAAATTATTCACTTGTTAATATTTTAAAAAGTGGGGCAGACGTTTGTTTATTTGAACCAATATATGAGGACGAGCTAATTGCCAGAATCAACTCATTATTGAGGCATAAGAATAAATTAACAAATGATATATTTACTTACAATAACTTAGAATTAAATATAAAAAAACGGAAAGTACATTACAGAGAGAAAATAATTCCACTAAGTCAAATAGAGATAAAGATTTTAGAAATGCTGATAAAAAATGATAACAAAGTTTTGTCCACTGATTTTTTAATAGATAATATTTGGGAAGATCACAAAATAAGTGCTCAAACGCTCCGTTCTTATATTCGTAATATTAGAGATAAAATTAGAGATTCTGGTTTCCCTGTTGATAAGTATTTAATTACAGTTTGGGGAATGGGTTATATATGGAAGTTTGATTAATAATTTCTCAATATATCCTTTTAATTGAACAGGAAAATAAATTCGTTTTCTTGACATTATTATAAATAGCAAATATGGTTAATCTAACAGAACCCACCACGCCTCTTAACCTTTGTTAACGCGGACCAAGGTGGGTCATTTTATTTTAAGGAAAAATTTAATTTGAATTCTGAATTTGCTTCCAAAATAAAAAAAGAATTGCTTCTGCAATCCTCTTTTTTATTTACTTGCGATTTTTTGAATATCCTTCTCAAGTAATTTTTTCCTATTATTTATTTCGTCAATTTCTAGTTTTTGTTCTAAGATATAAACAATAGCAGCATAAACTGTATCATAATTATCCAAACAATCTTGATCAGATAATTCATGAATTCCTTGACTTAAAATCCCGTATAGCACCTTGTTATTTACTAAGAATTGAGGTAAATAATCTTTTAGAAATTCAATCTTTTCGTTCATACGCATTATTAAGAATTCGTCTTTATTAGCAGATGGATTTTCATTTAAATAAATCTCAAATTGATCAAAAATCAAATTTTCGAATATTCTCCGAAGATAGACATAAGAACCAACACCAACCCCATGAGAT from the Niallia sp. FSL W8-0635 genome contains:
- a CDS encoding winged helix-turn-helix transcriptional regulator, which encodes MNNILLIGASIEEKWNTLLTRNGYNCIGPINIEEIPNYIYSPLIDIVLIYDEHLSITVESICISINKISPAFIMVISSNINYSLVNILKSGADVCLFEPIYEDELIARINSLLRHKNKLTNDIFTYNNLELNIKKRKVHYREKIIPLSQIEIKILEMLIKNDNKVLSTDFLIDNIWEDHKISAQTLRSYIRNIRDKIRDSGFPVDKYLITVWGMGYIWKFD
- a CDS encoding four-helix bundle copper-binding protein: MNMNYEECIKACLECMKACNSCFDACLNEEDIKMMARCIRLDRECADICSLAAKAMQSNSPLVKEICLLCADICEKCGEECKKHSHHEHCLQCAESCFKCAEFCRKMVS